ATGTACCAGGGATCCTTGGCACATACATTGTGTTTGTACAgaatatgtatatgtaaatataGTGCGCCTTCCATCTATGTCTGACCCCACTGACTTTGCAAATCAAACACAAAGTATCACAGAAAATCCTTTAAATCCTTTGCAAATACCATGACTGCACTCTTATATTCAAACAGCCTGAATTTTCAGAACCACACCAATTATCTAGCTgttaaatttgactttcagatccAAAACTCTCCTCCAGCACTTACTGTTCTACTTCCAAGACACGACAGAGGACAggaacacattttctctctctctctctctctctctctctctctctctctctctctctctctctctctctctcacacacacacacacacacatacacagacacttAAATCTGGGGAGATGAGATCAATAACCTCTAGTCCATCACACACTTCAAAAGCACCTTTATACATTATCTGATGGACGGAGACACCTGTGACAACTGATTCCAGCTCACATAACCATGTTACTCATTCCCCTGTAGTggtagatacacacacacacgcacgcacacgcacacacaaatacatacgaTTCTGTGGAAATATAGCAGattcttcactgtgtttgtagTTTTGCGGGTGCTTTTGTACAGTATCCATCTAAAATATATTTAGcaagaaagcaagaaattccactaattaaccctgataaggcacacctgtgaagtgaaaaccattcaggtgactacctcttgaagctcatcgagagaatgccaagagtgtgcaaagcagtaatcagagcaaagggtggctattttgaagaaactagaatataaaacatgttttcagttatttcaccttttttttgttaagtacataactccacgtgtgttcattcatagttttgatgccttcagtgagactctacaatgtaaatagtcatgaaaataaagaaaacgcattgaatgagaaggtgtgtccaaacttttggcctgtactgtatgtattcatttgtttgtttgtttattgtttgcgAGTCAAGTGGTTGGTATTTTGGTACATTTTGCACAAAGCGATCATTTGAAACACACTGAGGTCAGGCCAGTGGTCTCTGCAGATCTGCTCCCCTCCTGCGATGAAGACCAGTCGGTACAGGGGCCATTGCGCATgcgcagcagcggcggcggcgagcagcagcagcagcatcatcaccatcatcagaCTGGGATATTGTTGCCGTCAGTCGCCAGGTTGTGCATCTTCCTCGTCCAGGagctttgtgttgctgttgtcgtCGCCGTGTTATTCGCCGCGCTGCTGCGGTGCGGGAGCGGAGGCCGGAGGGAGCAGAAGCCATAAGATGAAGAAACGCTATGTGGACGCGAGCAGGCTacggaaaatgaaaaaaatcaaaatcacggAGAAGCTGTCTGAGAGGTACAGTACTGTAGCGCTGCCCGGCCGCGCTCgcttttgttgttgtgcagtCTTTGTGTAATCCGGCCGTCAtcttcatcagcatcagcatcatcatcaccaccatcatcgtcctgctgctcacctgtctgcgTCTCACCCCGCAGCCTCGCATATGTCTGGCATTTTGTGCAGAGCAGGCCGGGGCTGGGAGAGGCGTGCAGCCCCGGACGGCGACGCAGGCAGGTGTGTGCAAACCGAGACATGCGGGAGCACTTTGTTACTTAACCTACATTTTCCACAGGCAGCCACAAATCAGCAGCTGAGCCTACTTCtcctcaggatttttttcccccacacacaTGGCTACATTTCATGCAAAACTTGTCTATTTTGTTCAGCCTGAGCACTGTATCgccagtgttttattattattaccattatggCATGTGAATCTACTTGAAATCCGCTTATTTTGCACATGAAACGATTGTTGGAAAGCGCGATGTTGAGTCAGTCCAGGCTAAGAAGATTTAAAGGATAATTAGATTTACTGCTAATGTTACATTTTTGACAACAGCAAGACAAACCATACATAATCATGCaatttttgaaatgtaaacaagCTGCTGTGTTTAAAGGGGGGCGTTCTTGAAATCATTACATCATAGGTATATTGTGTTGTGGAGCCACCGTtgcttatttattgtttgtcatAACAGAATCAACATAAATAAACTGCAAGCTTGTGGTGAAATTTGAACTAGTTTGGAGACTGTAGGATGTTgtggtgctctctctctctctctctctctctctctctctctctctctctctctctctctccccctctctctgttcctcctcaCTCTTACAGATGAAATATCACCATGGTTACCAAACAAAGAAGGGGCGATGTGATAGCAGCCTATGGATGAACAGAACAAAGGAGGAAAGCACAGCACCCGTTTGGCTCCTGGTCGCCTCATAAAACGGGGGCAGGCCATTGTTCCTCAGTGCCCTCACCTCATGATGCACTGCGTTTTATTGGATGTGGCGGCTCAGTTATAGATATTAATTATGTAACTGAACAAGGAGTGGGTTTCGTAGCCTGCGTATGTTTTGGCTCGTGTGTTTAATGGCTTGGTTTGTCTCGGCTGCCCTGTTTGCAGGATCTTCATTAACCACAATGAGAAGCAGAAAACAGATGCATTTACTGAAATACGTCCCCCTGCTTATGTTTGGCGcacaataatgataatggtaataatgatgatggatTTCGGGCATATTCACTCAGATTGAACTTTTGTTTGCAGTGCGTACACCTTCCTGAAGTTTATGATAATGTGGACGCTGGTGCTCCTGGCAGATTTCGTACTGGAATTTCGGCTGGAGTACCTGTGGCCATGCTGGCTGTTTTTTGGGAGCGTGTACACTACTTTCCACTGCCACGGGCTGGTGAGGACCCCTGCTCTAGTTTCATATTCCCTGCAGCCTACAGACGTGATGATGCTGCCAGATATCTGCGCTCTGTTTAACTGTAGGCTTGGCCCATATCCAAAAGTTAATATCACAACATTTGATATAATTGGGGTGGGGGATTGACCTGACCCAATATCAacctgatgtttaaaaaaatgcagttagtTTTATTCGATTTTGTTCAATGTTAAATTCTCCTAAAATCCccaaaattaaatgtttaatgcAGATGAATCAGAATTACCTGTGCATCTGTTAACATAGGTAACAGGTAACTTGCCACCAGCTGCAGTGCCAACAATTTAATACCCTTTTGTAGATTAAGTACAATagaggttaaataaaacaataagtcagaataaatataaatcaaaGAATTCAATCAAAGAAAAGAGTGGGGTGTTTGATATTGAAAAAAATGGCATGTGGCTGCAAAAATctcaatatatttatattattggATATTGGCTCAAGCTGAATTTTAACATACATTAACCTTTTCCTTTTGCTCagtgttttaaatgaatgtatCCGGTGTGCTTTACTGAAGTGAATGTGCTCTTTGTCCGCAGGTTATTTGTGTCGTGTTTGTTTGTGCGGCGTTCACGCTGGACATCTTTTGCCTAATTTTTGTTCCGCTGCACTGGCTCTTCTTTGTGGCTAGCACCTACGTATTATTCAATTACATATGGCACACAGGTGAGTGACGCCGTTACGTTTGTCGGGAAATTGCTTGGTTTTGGTGTCATTGTTTGATAGATTGTGTACAAATTCACAGTCCTCAGTCATGCACGCTCTCAGATTCACAGCTGAAACCGTTGTTAGGTGCCAGCTTGGCATTTGACTAAAAAAGTGGAAGCCACTACTTGCCACTATTGTAGTAGATTCTTTAACAGAGAGTGCTGTTAAAGCCTCCGCAgactttaaaaattaattactgattttacttgagtaagagtTATTTTTAGACATCACAGTGAGTATACTGAGTGTTGCCATTTCAAGGGAAACACATTTCCATGGTAGCTGGGTTCATATTTAAAGCACTAACCCCACAAACTGGAGATAAATATTTGCAAAAGCCCGGCCCAAAATTGTAATCAGTTAGCTGTAATCATTTTACAGCAGGTCACGTCAACTGGATATGGCCCAATCTAAGATAGATACTgatatcatatgaaactagaagACATAATGAATACGTTGATACTGAGCTTTAGATCATTCCATGTTGGTGAGAGAAAAACTGGCACTGCCATTTTCAAAAGGGCTccgttgacctctgacctccagatatctgaatgaaaacaggTTCCCTGGGCAGCCATGGCAATCCCCTCTGCAgacaccttatgctaatcccatgcaatCTAGGACACAAACCATGCAGTACAAGTCTGTTCTTTTAGCCTgttataaaatgatttatttgtgcagactggggcctcaACAGTCTTGGAgatgcataaattgggtttgagtGGAAATCTAAGACTCTTGATTAGCACTTCTATGTGGCATCTTCTGTTGATCTTTTATCTACTTATTTAatgttgctgaaatgttttccttcgttgtttaatgttttgatgtcctGTTGAACAAATTGTAGTTTGATGCTTTAGCAAAAATGTTCTTATAACTTTCATGCCAATAAACGCTTTGAACTGATTTGAATTTTATCTTCCCCTGAGGAtccacacctcccaaacctcaccccctcctcccttaAATAGGTGTAAAAAAATAAGGGGGAATGAGGTTAAAAAGCAATACAAGTATCAATTGTGTTTTCACTGACGATATTTGGGTGATTGTGAGATTAGCACTTGTGTGTAACCTTTTTTCTAGGAGTGTGTCACATAATGCAGCTGTCAAATCAGCAATAGGAAAAATGAACATGGTCTTTATCCTAAGACAGGCCTGTcacaaaatctgttttgatCTTGTATTTGTGCTCCGAATCCTCACAAAACTGCACCTGGGCATCAGCTGTTCGGATATTGATGCAAGATATTGGATATACTTGTGCGTCCCTACAGtcaattcagttttacttgggtaaaattcagaaaatgtgaacCTTTCCAGCTCTGCCCTAACGGATGCACACTGTCTCATTTCTCCTCAGAGAAAGGCATCTGCATATCGACAGTGTCCCTGTGGATTCTGCTCGTGTACACAGAGGCTTCGCTTCGTCTCAAAGACCTGAAGAACTCCCATGCCAACCTGTCTCATCTTTTCGCTGCACACTGGTACGTACGACTTGATAGAAAACCACTCCTCCTGCCTCCAGCAGAATTCAGATGCGTGCCTAAAATTGAGATTTCTCATAAAAACGGGCGAGTATTAAGTTGTCTTTAATCTCCTGTCTGACACTGATATATGAATTGGCCTAAACGCTTTGTGCACTCGAGATTATCATGCgagtagtttcagtttcagcgCCCACAGGCTCATAACCGATGAAGTGTGAAATGAAATACCTAAAAATAGACGCAGTTTTATCCGTTGGTGTGAGCATGTGGTGTTTTCAGTGGTCACTCAAGCCGTGTTTATGTCTTTGTAATATGACGCACATACTGtaaactgcctctctctctttaatggCACTCACAGCATCGGATACCCGGTAGTATATCTGGGGTTTGATGCCACCTGCTACTTCACCAACATCTTCAAGCTGCGCACACAGAAAGCTGTGCAGAGTGAGAACGACTTCCACATGCACCTCCTGCAGCACTCCCTCCCTCCAGGCCTGCAGCTGTACTCCAAGACTGCCACAGATGGCAGCGGCAGTGAGTACAATGCAAACTGTCCGCCGTCCACTCATTCACACCTCTACAGTTCTCACTACCTGCCAAGATGTTTCCTCGTCTTTTTCCATGAATCATCTGTCAAAGTCAAGCTGTGTTCAATACTGTGATGTCTTTGGATGAAGTTAGTTTCTTTTCCTTGTctgctcagccatggtggctgtcATTGCTCATTATAATTACAAGGGGTGCACGGTAATATCGACTTGTCATTAGCATCAGCTGATAttggttttaaaatgaaatattggcaTTGACCTGTAATGAAAACTTCTGCTGgtatgtgaaataggtcaaatttgccctggttgtggttgttgtcagGTTTGTCTCAGAACATCAGCAAACCTGTTTAAGTATGCTGACTcttagttttgtttgaaagaaaataaatatggcatgttttacataagcTAGgttgaaatagttttttttattgtgttcagTGAATGTGGACATTTTGGAAAGCAATGTATGTCTGTATCTgtcagtgggccttcacaataataaatgtgcaaatatgtgcatatatcggCATCAGCAATCGCCCAAAAGAATTGAAAAAATATTGGCGTATCAGATACCAGCGAAAAATCCATTAACGTGCAgccctaataataataataatgatgatctCTTTTTCTGCTTATTCCAAATAATCTGCCGGTGCTGCTGGAAACAAGAAGCATATCATTTTCTGTGTGCTTGAGTATTTTTCCTAGAAAAAACTCACTCATCACCACATGTTTACCATAATAAAAGTACAAGTTTGACTGAACTGGGATTAGATTAAATCACTGGAAATAAGTGAATTAGTTGGAACATTTAttgatataaaaatgttgttttatgtatgcTCACAGtccattctgtttgtttgtgttttgtgccttGTTGCCCTGTCAGACTCCAAATGGAAGACCAAACCTGAGTCCAGCCAGTATCAGTGCCAGAACGGTGCTGTGGTGGCCCACGACGAGGTGCACACGGTGGACTGCCTCCAAATCCGCAGCGAGGACAGGGCGACGGAGAAGGGAGCGCAGGAGGCGAGGTCAGCTGACTCAAACCGGCGATCCTCGTCCTCCAAAGTTGGCGGCGGCGAGTCCAGAGATCACCTCTAcagcgcagcagcagcagggggggCAGAATCCCCCGCCACCACAGAAAATCTACCTCAAGAGGAGCCAGGCAGTAAAGCGGCGCGGGCAGCTAAGAGCTCCTCGCCAAAAACCCGCAGAACCAACACTAACACTTCCTCACCGTCCACGGGAAGGACGGACAAGAAACAGAGATCCAACTCGAAAACAGTCAGCCCCAACCGGGACATGACAGACAAGAgctcagcagccaatcacagccacCACGCCGAACAGATGACCAAGTAGGCCACTGAGTTCACATCCAAAATTCAGTATCACAGTAATGTCCTGTTGAAATATTGAGCTATTCAgtcttatttttcaacaggGGTTGGGTGATTCACCCAACCCCTAACATCAACATACAAAACAATccatttggtttattttattttattttattattctgaattCTTCTTATAACACATAAACACGTAACTTATAGCACATTAATCAAAATGAGCTAtgccagtgtttcctctgtaatttctgtgcagctgtggtgcttttaAGTGACAGTTCTGAATTTGTcccatttctgctgctgtttgtgacaCTGGACTAGGacctatgcttttttttttagctttagaTAACAGTAAGACTagatgtttattttgattttgcacTCGCTACTGGCTGCAGTGCCAAGattttaaaaactttaaatCAAATTGAAACTTCCAACATCTTTCAGAATAATATCATGAAAGTAACTAGACTGAAAACTGAAAGGTGAGGCTTGGCTATGTTCCTCTAACACCTCCGTCTCTTGGGTCCCTGCATCTGCAGGCTGGAGCAGGAGCTCAGGCGGCTGAAGGCGGAGCTGCAGGCGAGCAGGCAGAGCGAGCAGGAGCTGCGCAGTCACATCTGCAACCTGACCAACAGCGAGAGGAGCCTGAGACCAGAGGTGTCCCTGCTCAGACAGTCCAACATGCTGCTCCAGAGCAAGTGAGTGCCTCACCACGCCACCCCGACACCCCCTCTGGCTAAAGCTTGCCTTTGGCTCCTTCTATGGGCGactacacacactgcatccaCTTTAGTTCTGAACTCTTCATTTGtgcatataataaaataaagcaaaggagaaaaaatacacaataacataaaaatgcacagatgGGATGAAAAACCCTGAGGGCTTGTAATAAGAACCCATCTAACACTGAAATTAAAGAATATGCTTGCACCAAAATtacaaatagaaaaatgtttaaatatctaaaagagagaggaacaaTACACtttccaaaacataaaaaagaccAAGGAAGactaaagaaataaatataatgacCACAATAACATGTATTTGCACTGCTTTCATACACTGTTATCATATCTCATTCACATAGTGCTGCACCCTTTCAAGAGAAACTGTTTTAggatctttttaaaaaaatctgtgatgagATTGTAAAAAATGGTGTCAGATTTTGCTCTGAGACACGACTATATCGAAATGTCATTGTTTGAGCAGCAAGTTAACTTTCAGTATGTGAGTCCTGGACACCTCCTCCGACTGTCCtctgatgccaaaaaaaattttCAAGCAAGCCAGTTTGTCTGTTGCTTGTTCATGGCCGTGTTTTTGAAGTGGCTTGATTTCGGCTACTGTGCCTGTGCTTCAGGATTCTGTGTCTGACCAAAACCAAGCAGAGGGACAAACAGACGAATG
The genomic region above belongs to Myripristis murdjan chromosome 24, fMyrMur1.1, whole genome shotgun sequence and contains:
- the LOC115356667 gene encoding macoilin, with protein sequence MKKRYVDASRLRKMKKIKITEKLSESAYTFLKFMIMWTLVLLADFVLEFRLEYLWPCWLFFGSVYTTFHCHGLVICVVFVCAAFTLDIFCLIFVPLHWLFFVASTYVLFNYIWHTEKGICISTVSLWILLVYTEASLRLKDLKNSHANLSHLFAAHCIGYPVVYLGFDATCYFTNIFKLRTQKAVQSENDFHMHLLQHSLPPGLQLYSKTATDGSGNSKWKTKPESSQYQCQNGAVVAHDEVHTVDCLQIRSEDRATEKGAQEARSADSNRRSSSSKVGGGESRDHLYSAAAAGGAESPATTENLPQEEPGSKAARAAKSSSPKTRRTNTNTSSPSTGRTDKKQRSNSKTVSPNRDMTDKSSAANHSHHAEQMTKLEQELRRLKAELQASRQSEQELRSHICNLTNSERSLRPEVSLLRQSNMLLQSKILCLTKTKQRDKQTNAMLEKKTRAETEARLSVEKQLAELQAQKLEEAASTARSLTNRQEHTETQMLRKRVKDLETEYKQLQLECQVKESRVVELESDVEALGKYRCVEQETDMLLSTLSAMQEKAQHLEYNLSAETRIKLDLFSALGDARRQLEIAQGKVMKQDKEISEMKQKIAEVMAVSPGVSYMTPRPPVPQYLTKLLNSERYMLNPRALMYQCLKK